TCTGAAGTCCCTGCCGGCCTATTTAGTTTTGCATCCATTTTTGCGCAAAGCAATTTCACGAGGTCGATATTCTGCCATTCATTGAAGCCGCCGATATTGTAGGTCTCATGGTTTTTACCTTCATGAAAAACCAGGTCAATGGCCAAAGCATGATCCTTTACAAAAAGCCAATCCCGGGTGTATTTGCCATCGCCATAAACCGGCAGGGCCTTATTTTGGATGATATTATGAATCAGTAATGGAATAAATTTTTCAGGAAAATGGTTCGGGCCGTAATTGTTGGAGCAATTGGTAATGACATAAGGCAATCCGTAAGTCTCACCATAAGCCCTTACAAAATGATCTGAGCCCGCTTTTGACGCGGAGTAAGGCGAATTCGGGTCATAAGGTGTCGTTTCAGTAAATAATCCGGTCTGGCCCAGGCTTCCGTAAACCTCATCGGTGCTGATGTGGTAAAAACGCTTTCCTTCGAAATGGCCTGCCCATGAAGCCTTTGCGGCATGCAGTAAATTCACCGTCCCGATGACGTTTGTCTTTACGAAAGACATCGGATCTGTAATGGAGCGGTCCACGTGTGATTCCGCAGCAAGATGGATTACGCCGTCAAAATGATGGTTGGCAAATAAGTCGTTGATAAAATCCGCATCAGTGATATCGCCTTTTACGAAAGTGTAATTCGGTTCCTTTTCGATATCGGCGATGTTTTCAAGATTCCCGGCATACGTCAGCGCATCAAGGTTTACGATGCGGTAATCCGGATATTGTTTTACAAACCTTCTGACGACATGCGAA
This genomic stretch from Flavobacterium pallidum harbors:
- the rfbB gene encoding dTDP-glucose 4,6-dehydratase, which translates into the protein MKSVKKILITGGAGFIGSHVVRRFVKQYPDYRIVNLDALTYAGNLENIADIEKEPNYTFVKGDITDADFINDLFANHHFDGVIHLAAESHVDRSITDPMSFVKTNVIGTVNLLHAAKASWAGHFEGKRFYHISTDEVYGSLGQTGLFTETTPYDPNSPYSASKAGSDHFVRAYGETYGLPYVITNCSNNYGPNHFPEKFIPLLIHNIIQNKALPVYGDGKYTRDWLFVKDHALAIDLVFHEGKNHETYNIGGFNEWQNIDLVKLLCAKMDAKLNRPAGTSEQLITYVKDRPGHDLRYAIDASKINKELGWKPSVTFEEGLELTIDWYLQNEDWLNHVTSGDYKNYYDKQYH